Proteins encoded by one window of Chondromyces crocatus:
- a CDS encoding alpha/beta hydrolase-fold protein — MAATSDPSQASAGNPCSPGTARCVDEVTSEVCNEEGKSFERTRCEVDTLCLEGRCVGLASPRGKLDPARFHTVRGEGWLNGWGATEPLSTKSFDKLPHPDAVLTGVDAPKLTSLCAARGFVTVLTKDKKRKGETRRAVLAGYLVSGQQRPVTVLVGMRGGARVYLNGAIALEGRRPGNEQPLQDEVIADAELRAGVNTLVVVVEQFEPAPAGLWLRVRGARGEPLPDLRFASAASEDCAPEELLDVRWSPRAIAEGFAVEAHLQAPGLWPRRLGELSYEARLTGKKGEGDVLGRGAVPLASLTGEGASVSMVAPFEEAGKAELRLRLEATGRGADATTPAGPSAKPGAASSGRDKLAEVRTPLVFRGDLHRSIIALDAAVTAAARPDLPSGSRDSFTHHVATLKLALAEAHPDLPWLRAHTREAKSLAKVLLQGQDPYRNKTGVVHRAYRAKVDGALQPYLVFVPPSYKSEGTPMPLVLVAHGLDNPPGVALRALIGEAPDMASDRARAARHLPAFPDQGAILAAPWGFGNAGPRPLGEQDTLDVIDAIEADYRVDPRRVSLTGYSLGGTVAFTVPLHYPDRFAAAAPLCGYPNLKDYRNVRGVPHAPWEDRLIDQRYIVRYAENGLHLPLHVVHGGKDGPDRSRVVVDRYRALGNPVTFDLQDDLDHNVWDHGYERGRMISWLTARRRPEVPPRVRLVTGEHRYDRAFWVRLVGREDGARRGEIDAHWVKDARRVEVTTRNVEALALDFRGIGTIDGGTAQVVLDGESPIEVSERAGEAFFVRRRGAWTRSDEAPPRAGKKRPGVSGPLDDALRHQQLIVYGTLDPAQTETNRAVAAYHGSIHATGAETRYPVKADTEITEAELTGRTLVLVGSPSSNRVTALFAGDLPVKFEDDALTLRGKRHAGPHVGVSLIWPHPRDAAEYLVLHAGVTFRGTAYSRFLPRLAPDFVVYDARITAQKGDLLMDRRPALDGGFFGEAWD, encoded by the coding sequence GTGGCTGCCACGAGCGATCCCTCGCAAGCGTCGGCTGGAAACCCATGCAGCCCTGGCACGGCCCGTTGCGTGGACGAGGTGACCTCGGAGGTCTGCAACGAGGAGGGGAAGAGCTTCGAGCGTACCCGCTGTGAGGTCGACACGCTGTGCCTGGAGGGCCGCTGCGTCGGCCTCGCCTCGCCGAGAGGAAAGCTCGATCCAGCCCGTTTCCACACGGTCCGCGGTGAAGGCTGGCTGAACGGTTGGGGCGCCACAGAGCCGCTCTCCACGAAGTCCTTCGATAAGCTTCCCCACCCTGACGCCGTGCTCACGGGCGTCGATGCGCCCAAGCTCACCTCTCTGTGCGCCGCCAGAGGGTTCGTCACCGTCCTCACCAAGGACAAGAAGCGAAAGGGAGAGACGCGACGGGCCGTGCTCGCCGGGTATCTCGTCAGCGGGCAGCAGAGGCCGGTGACGGTGCTGGTGGGGATGCGCGGAGGCGCGCGGGTCTACCTGAACGGCGCGATCGCTCTCGAAGGTCGCCGGCCGGGCAACGAGCAGCCTCTCCAGGATGAGGTCATCGCCGACGCCGAGCTCCGCGCGGGGGTGAACACGCTGGTGGTCGTCGTCGAGCAGTTCGAGCCGGCGCCTGCAGGCCTGTGGCTCCGGGTCCGCGGCGCGCGCGGGGAGCCGCTGCCGGATCTGCGGTTCGCGTCGGCGGCCTCGGAAGACTGCGCGCCGGAGGAATTGCTCGACGTGCGCTGGTCGCCGCGCGCGATCGCCGAAGGTTTCGCGGTGGAAGCGCACCTGCAGGCGCCAGGCCTCTGGCCACGTCGGCTCGGAGAGCTGAGCTACGAGGCCCGGCTCACGGGCAAGAAGGGCGAGGGAGACGTGCTGGGTCGTGGCGCGGTTCCGCTCGCATCGCTCACGGGAGAAGGCGCGTCGGTCTCTATGGTCGCGCCGTTCGAGGAAGCGGGCAAAGCCGAACTCAGGCTACGCCTCGAAGCGACCGGGAGGGGCGCCGACGCAACGACCCCCGCCGGCCCGTCCGCGAAGCCTGGTGCCGCCAGCTCGGGGCGCGACAAGCTGGCCGAGGTACGGACGCCGCTGGTCTTCCGGGGAGATTTGCATCGAAGCATCATCGCGCTCGACGCCGCCGTCACTGCCGCTGCACGGCCGGATCTTCCCTCGGGGAGTCGTGACAGCTTCACGCACCACGTGGCGACCCTGAAGCTGGCACTCGCCGAAGCGCATCCCGATCTGCCGTGGTTGCGTGCGCACACGAGAGAAGCAAAGTCGCTCGCGAAGGTGCTGCTACAGGGACAGGATCCGTACCGCAACAAGACGGGCGTGGTGCACCGCGCCTACCGCGCGAAGGTCGACGGAGCGCTACAGCCATACCTGGTGTTCGTACCGCCTTCCTACAAGTCGGAGGGGACACCGATGCCCCTGGTCCTCGTCGCACACGGGCTCGACAACCCTCCCGGTGTGGCGCTGCGGGCGCTCATCGGCGAGGCACCCGACATGGCATCCGATCGCGCCCGCGCGGCGCGGCACCTGCCGGCCTTCCCGGATCAAGGCGCGATCCTGGCCGCTCCCTGGGGGTTCGGCAACGCGGGGCCGCGACCGCTGGGCGAGCAGGACACGCTCGACGTGATCGACGCCATCGAGGCGGATTACCGCGTCGATCCTCGCCGCGTGTCGCTCACCGGCTACTCCCTGGGTGGCACCGTGGCCTTCACGGTCCCCTTGCACTACCCCGACCGGTTCGCGGCCGCCGCTCCCCTGTGCGGCTACCCGAACCTGAAGGACTACCGCAACGTGCGCGGCGTGCCCCACGCCCCGTGGGAGGATCGCCTCATCGATCAGCGGTACATCGTGCGTTACGCGGAGAACGGGCTGCACCTGCCACTCCACGTGGTCCACGGTGGCAAGGACGGTCCCGACCGATCCCGCGTGGTGGTCGATCGCTACCGGGCGCTCGGCAACCCGGTGACCTTCGATCTGCAGGACGATCTCGATCACAACGTGTGGGATCACGGCTACGAGCGCGGTCGGATGATCTCGTGGCTCACGGCACGCCGACGCCCGGAAGTGCCCCCGCGGGTTCGCCTCGTGACCGGAGAACACCGCTACGATCGCGCCTTCTGGGTGCGCCTCGTCGGACGGGAAGACGGCGCTCGGCGCGGCGAGATCGACGCGCACTGGGTGAAGGACGCGCGCCGGGTCGAGGTAACCACGCGCAACGTGGAGGCGCTGGCGCTCGACTTTCGGGGGATCGGCACCATCGACGGCGGCACAGCGCAGGTAGTGCTCGACGGAGAGTCCCCCATCGAGGTGAGCGAACGAGCAGGAGAAGCGTTCTTCGTCCGGCGTAGGGGAGCGTGGACGCGCTCGGACGAAGCGCCTCCGCGAGCCGGCAAGAAGCGGCCTGGCGTGTCGGGTCCGCTCGACGACGCGCTCCGCCACCAGCAGCTCATCGTGTACGGCACGCTGGATCCTGCGCAGACAGAGACGAACCGCGCGGTGGCGGCGTATCACGGCAGCATCCACGCCACGGGGGCGGAAACACGCTACCCGGTGAAAGCCGACACCGAGATCACGGAAGCCGAACTCACCGGCCGGACCCTGGTGCTGGTGGGCAGCCCCTCCAGCAACCGCGTGACCGCACTCTTCGCCGGCGACCTGCCCGTGAAGTTCGAAGACGATGCGCTCACCCTGCGGGGGAAGCGCCACGCGGGGCCCCACGTGGGCGTCTCGCTGATCTGGCCCCACCCGCGGGACGCTGCGGAGTACCTCGTGCTCCACGCAGGTGTGACGTTCCGGGGCACCGCGTACAGCCGCTTCCTGCCGCGCCTGGCGCCGGATTTCGTGGTGTACGACGCGCGGATCACCGCGCAGAAGGGGGATCTCCTGATGGACCGGCGGCCCGCACTCGACGGTGGGTTCTTCGGGGAGGCCTGGGACTGA
- a CDS encoding cation:proton antiporter has protein sequence MNAVWLLMGLLLLSYIGSFLVSGHALRGYGLPSGSEFVVLGFALGPFVLGLVEGPTLSLFEPVTDVALGWLALVVGLGFGFSGERRVGPGRLALGVGLSLGVGGVVAAAVWFAAGVLAKDLEGRDRTVLALGVGAACGETTRHAVAWVVERYRARGRLSSLIDDLADSDDLGPLLIMGVAFALAPAAQGAWAIPVYVWTAITIGVGVALGLIAVVLLGSDFRLIQSWGVLLGTSLLTIGTAARFGLSPLLATFVMGVTIAGGSRHRGEIVAMVAPTERPVLLPVLMLAGAHVRPLAAAYLLPLACVALMARVLAKLGAGLVVRQVCGPASSAPPALGLSMLSCGAVAMSMGLAFSLRFPGNVGDAVLLSAAVATVFGEFVGPVSLRSMLRRAGEIAPVSEVPPRPGRLGRGASTSPVPVGEVPRASTPGVTPIPGVTPMPSVVPATTDPSGAGDLPVPGPQRLPSIPDPEDDKA, from the coding sequence TTGAATGCCGTCTGGCTCCTCATGGGCCTCCTCCTGCTGTCGTACATCGGCAGCTTCCTGGTGAGCGGCCACGCATTGCGGGGCTACGGGCTGCCCTCGGGCTCGGAGTTCGTGGTGCTCGGCTTCGCCCTCGGTCCCTTCGTGCTGGGGCTGGTCGAGGGACCCACGCTGTCGCTGTTCGAGCCCGTCACCGACGTGGCCCTCGGGTGGCTGGCGCTCGTGGTGGGGCTGGGGTTCGGCTTCTCCGGAGAGCGTCGCGTGGGACCCGGGCGTCTTGCGCTCGGGGTGGGTCTGTCCCTGGGGGTGGGCGGCGTGGTGGCGGCTGCCGTCTGGTTCGCGGCGGGCGTCCTCGCCAAGGACCTGGAAGGACGAGACAGGACGGTGCTCGCCCTCGGCGTCGGGGCAGCCTGCGGAGAAACGACGCGCCACGCCGTTGCATGGGTGGTGGAGCGCTACCGGGCGCGCGGGCGCCTGTCGAGCCTCATCGACGATCTCGCCGACAGCGACGATCTCGGGCCGCTGCTGATCATGGGCGTCGCCTTTGCTCTCGCGCCGGCCGCGCAGGGGGCCTGGGCGATCCCCGTCTACGTGTGGACGGCGATCACGATCGGGGTGGGGGTCGCGCTGGGCCTCATCGCCGTGGTGCTGCTCGGGAGCGATTTCCGGTTGATCCAGAGCTGGGGCGTGCTGCTCGGCACGTCGCTCCTCACCATCGGGACCGCTGCGCGCTTCGGGCTCTCGCCGCTGCTCGCGACCTTCGTGATGGGTGTCACCATCGCAGGCGGTTCACGGCACCGCGGGGAGATCGTGGCCATGGTGGCGCCCACCGAACGCCCGGTGCTGCTGCCCGTCCTGATGCTGGCGGGAGCCCACGTCCGACCGCTCGCGGCGGCCTACCTGTTGCCGCTGGCGTGTGTGGCGCTCATGGCGAGGGTGCTGGCGAAGCTCGGCGCCGGGCTCGTGGTGCGGCAGGTCTGCGGGCCAGCGAGCAGCGCGCCGCCTGCGCTGGGGCTGAGCATGCTGTCGTGTGGCGCGGTGGCGATGAGCATGGGTCTCGCGTTCTCGCTCCGGTTCCCTGGAAATGTGGGGGATGCCGTGCTGCTGTCGGCAGCGGTGGCCACGGTCTTCGGTGAGTTCGTGGGGCCCGTGTCGCTGCGCTCGATGCTTCGCCGTGCCGGGGAGATCGCGCCCGTCAGCGAGGTTCCTCCGCGGCCGGGGCGTCTGGGCCGGGGAGCTTCGACGAGTCCCGTGCCGGTGGGTGAGGTCCCGAGGGCGTCCACCCCGGGCGTGACGCCCATCCCTGGCGTGACACCCATGCCGAGCGTCGTGCCCGCCACCACGGATCCCTCGGGGGCTGGCGACCTCCCCGTCCCCGGACCGCAGCGGCTCCCCAGCATCCCCGACCCGGAGGACGACAAAGCATGA
- the mltG gene encoding endolytic transglycosylase MltG codes for MQGGEARRRSTAAPEGPQQPPSPPSSTRKQAASKSRGTRRKPRPGWQRALAGMAVGFALVALLTVGLVIGYGSATAPDHGGLVEINWPEGLDAEEAAALLASDGLVRGERGMALYLHATGGTEEFVPGPHLLWQGLSAREVRALLQRAPDRPKAKVVIPEGWNRYDIAARLEKLHVAGRRAFLAATSDAELLERVGIERTGSVGVESAEGYLFPATYEIPLDSDAREVARRLMSESDRRWKALATQHKEGLATLQASLGWGRREVLTLASIIEKEAVVDDERRLIASVFINRLLDPTFRSRRLQSDPTSLYGCVAYPADAPSCAGFTGKPTPEVVRDPKNRYSTYAHPGLPPGPIGNPGEASIVAALSPAATKYLYFVATGGGRHTFSESLEAHNEGVRRLRAASAGAPR; via the coding sequence ATGCAGGGGGGCGAGGCGCGTCGCCGGTCCACAGCAGCCCCCGAGGGCCCGCAGCAGCCTCCCTCTCCCCCGTCGTCCACGCGCAAGCAGGCCGCGAGCAAGTCGCGTGGGACGCGGCGCAAGCCCAGGCCGGGGTGGCAACGTGCGCTCGCGGGTATGGCCGTGGGCTTCGCGCTGGTCGCCCTCCTGACCGTCGGGCTCGTCATCGGCTATGGCAGCGCAACGGCGCCGGACCACGGCGGGCTCGTGGAGATCAACTGGCCTGAAGGCCTCGACGCCGAGGAGGCCGCAGCGCTGCTCGCCTCCGACGGCCTGGTGCGCGGCGAGCGGGGGATGGCGCTCTACCTGCACGCCACGGGTGGAACCGAGGAGTTCGTGCCTGGGCCGCACCTGCTGTGGCAAGGGCTGAGCGCGCGCGAGGTCAGGGCGCTCCTGCAGCGCGCCCCGGATCGTCCGAAGGCAAAGGTGGTCATCCCCGAGGGATGGAACCGCTACGACATCGCGGCGCGCCTGGAAAAGCTCCACGTCGCGGGCCGCCGCGCCTTCCTCGCGGCCACCTCGGATGCAGAGCTGCTCGAGCGTGTCGGGATCGAGCGCACTGGCAGCGTCGGCGTGGAGAGCGCGGAGGGGTACCTGTTCCCGGCCACCTACGAGATCCCGCTCGACAGCGACGCCCGCGAGGTGGCCCGTCGCTTGATGTCCGAGTCCGATCGTCGCTGGAAAGCGCTCGCCACGCAGCACAAGGAGGGCCTCGCAACCCTCCAGGCCTCGCTCGGTTGGGGACGGCGCGAGGTGCTGACCTTGGCGTCGATCATCGAGAAAGAGGCCGTGGTCGATGACGAGCGCCGGCTCATCGCCAGCGTCTTCATCAACCGGCTCCTGGATCCCACGTTCCGCTCTCGGCGCCTCCAGTCCGACCCGACCTCGCTCTACGGCTGCGTGGCCTATCCGGCCGACGCCCCGAGTTGCGCGGGCTTCACGGGCAAGCCGACCCCGGAAGTCGTTCGAGATCCAAAGAACCGGTACAGCACCTATGCTCACCCGGGGCTCCCGCCAGGGCCGATCGGTAACCCGGGAGAGGCCTCGATCGTCGCAGCGCTCTCGCCTGCAGCCACGAAATATCTCTACTTCGTGGCCACAGGGGGAGGCCGGCACACCTTCAGCGAGAGTCTCGAAGCCCACAACGAGGGCGTCCGACGCCTCCGAGCCGCCAGCGCGGGCGCCCCGCGCTGA
- a CDS encoding cation:proton antiporter — translation MSAARDARPRRLSQHLTHAVVLLLLFAVLYAGTQAVPGLNGPAATIAAAGFLLLAGTLASELVEPLGLPHLSGYILAGVLAGPHVLHLVDHHTVNELSGVNALALALIALAGGAELKLEMVRKVLKSIAIHLLMQTVLVFIGLTAIFYAVRSWIPFMAELSTSAAAGVAVLWGVLAVSRSPSATLGILSQTRASGPLAMHTLAFVMTSDIVVITMAACSISAVRPLIEPGSSMSLRELEVLGHELLGSIAIGTTLGLALAAYLRIVGRQLILVFVALGFGATEVLRYLRFDALLVFMTAGFVVMNLSKQGEKLLHAVEDAASLVFVLFFATAGAHLDLPLLRDLWPVALLLGVSRALITWGAGRISSHMAGDSPLITRWASAGLVSQAGLSIGLGLVMERAFPSLGSGFRALVVACVAFNEVVGPILFKLALDRAGETAVEASRGAPASQAPSTP, via the coding sequence ATGAGTGCCGCGCGTGATGCACGCCCCAGGCGGCTCTCGCAGCACCTCACCCATGCGGTGGTGCTCCTGCTGCTGTTCGCGGTGCTCTACGCAGGAACACAAGCGGTGCCCGGCCTGAACGGGCCGGCGGCGACGATCGCGGCGGCCGGTTTCCTACTGCTCGCGGGGACGCTCGCGAGCGAGCTGGTCGAGCCGCTGGGGTTGCCTCACCTGTCGGGCTACATCCTCGCCGGTGTCCTCGCCGGGCCGCACGTGCTCCACCTCGTCGACCACCACACGGTGAACGAGCTGTCCGGGGTCAACGCGCTGGCGCTAGCGCTCATCGCCCTCGCGGGCGGCGCCGAGCTGAAGCTCGAGATGGTCCGCAAGGTGCTGAAGAGCATCGCCATCCACCTGCTGATGCAGACGGTGCTGGTGTTCATCGGATTGACGGCGATCTTCTACGCCGTCCGGAGCTGGATCCCCTTCATGGCGGAGCTCTCCACCTCGGCCGCTGCGGGCGTGGCGGTGCTCTGGGGGGTGCTGGCCGTGAGCCGCAGCCCGTCGGCGACGCTGGGGATCCTCTCGCAGACGCGGGCGAGCGGCCCGCTGGCCATGCACACCCTCGCGTTCGTGATGACGAGCGACATCGTGGTCATCACCATGGCGGCCTGCTCGATCAGCGCCGTGCGTCCGCTGATCGAGCCCGGCTCGTCGATGTCGCTTCGTGAGCTGGAGGTGCTGGGCCACGAGCTGCTCGGGAGCATCGCCATCGGCACGACGCTGGGGCTCGCGCTCGCCGCCTACCTGAGGATCGTGGGCCGCCAGCTCATCCTGGTGTTCGTCGCGCTGGGCTTCGGGGCGACGGAAGTGCTGCGTTACCTGCGTTTCGACGCGCTGCTGGTGTTCATGACCGCAGGGTTCGTGGTGATGAACCTCTCCAAGCAGGGAGAGAAGCTGCTGCACGCGGTGGAGGACGCGGCCAGCCTGGTGTTCGTGCTGTTCTTCGCGACGGCGGGGGCGCACCTGGATCTGCCCTTGCTCCGAGACCTCTGGCCGGTGGCGCTCCTGCTCGGCGTGTCCCGCGCGCTGATCACCTGGGGGGCAGGGCGCATCAGTAGCCACATGGCGGGGGATTCACCGCTCATCACCCGGTGGGCCTCGGCGGGGCTGGTGTCGCAGGCGGGCCTGTCGATCGGGCTGGGGCTGGTGATGGAGCGGGCATTTCCCAGTCTCGGGAGCGGCTTCCGCGCGCTCGTGGTGGCGTGCGTCGCGTTCAACGAGGTGGTGGGTCCCATCCTGTTCAAGCTGGCCCTGGATCGTGCCGGAGAGACCGCGGTGGAGGCATCCAGGGGAGCGCCGGCCAGTCAGGCACCATCGACTCCCTGA
- a CDS encoding VWA domain-containing protein produces MTPQKIAVLSALGMLLTSVSVYSLTPPGGRATVDPVATTDPALQGTTVAVGGDLSSDLGRFTTGGTLMLEGRLGHPRLLKTAGETFLMLEVKNEGSQANSQAAANLSLVIDRSGSMKGSRIQNALQAAVRAVDELQDGDVVSVVAFDTRTSVIVPPTTIGPGTRSRVIADIRGITLGGDTCISCGVDEGLSLLGQRSEGRVSRMLLLSDGDANNGVRDVPGFRSIAQRAHDRGVSITTIGVDIAYNEKILTAIAQESNGRHYFAENDSQLTRIFEQEAEALKTTVASGVELAVDLAPGVELDRVFDRTFRRAGNRVTVPLGSFSRGEVKTALLKVRLARPELGETAIADVGMTYRDLVESTDGRCSGKLALEVTDDPGLASTLDGIVAGRVQRSETAQTLQQANFLFKQGRVEEARRKLDDQRATLRSEATRAKSAAPKARAADVGRDFDKQAAALESASTDFDAPRRFATPAMPVEGSGQVAAGPAAAPPAEPQNTRAGQTAVKRNESNALELGF; encoded by the coding sequence ATGACACCGCAGAAGATCGCCGTCCTCTCCGCCCTCGGCATGCTGCTCACCAGCGTCTCCGTCTATTCCCTCACCCCGCCAGGCGGGCGTGCCACCGTCGATCCGGTGGCGACGACCGACCCTGCTCTCCAGGGGACGACCGTCGCCGTCGGAGGCGACCTCTCCTCGGACCTCGGCCGGTTCACCACCGGAGGGACGCTGATGCTCGAAGGCCGGCTGGGGCACCCGCGGCTGCTGAAGACGGCGGGTGAGACGTTCCTGATGCTGGAGGTCAAGAACGAGGGCAGCCAGGCGAACTCGCAGGCGGCGGCCAACCTTTCCCTGGTCATCGACCGCTCGGGTTCGATGAAGGGCAGCCGCATCCAGAACGCGCTTCAGGCGGCGGTCCGTGCCGTGGACGAGCTCCAGGACGGCGACGTGGTCTCCGTGGTGGCCTTCGACACGAGGACCAGCGTGATCGTCCCCCCGACCACCATCGGCCCGGGCACCCGCAGCCGCGTGATCGCGGACATCCGCGGAATCACCCTCGGCGGTGACACCTGCATCTCCTGCGGCGTCGACGAGGGCCTCTCGCTGCTCGGCCAGCGCAGCGAGGGCCGGGTCAGCCGCATGCTCCTGCTCAGCGACGGCGACGCCAACAACGGCGTGCGCGACGTTCCCGGCTTCCGCTCCATCGCGCAACGCGCCCACGACCGGGGCGTGAGCATCACGACCATCGGCGTCGACATCGCATACAACGAGAAAATCCTCACCGCGATCGCGCAGGAGTCGAACGGTCGCCACTACTTCGCGGAGAACGACTCGCAGCTCACCCGGATCTTCGAGCAGGAGGCGGAGGCACTGAAGACCACCGTCGCGAGCGGCGTCGAGCTGGCCGTCGATCTGGCGCCCGGCGTGGAACTCGACCGCGTGTTCGACCGGACGTTCCGGCGTGCCGGCAACCGGGTGACGGTCCCCCTCGGGAGCTTCTCCCGCGGCGAGGTGAAGACGGCCCTGCTCAAGGTACGGCTGGCCCGGCCCGAGCTGGGGGAGACGGCGATCGCCGACGTGGGGATGACGTACAGGGATCTCGTCGAGAGCACCGACGGCCGCTGCTCGGGCAAGCTCGCGCTGGAGGTGACCGACGATCCCGGCCTGGCGAGCACACTGGATGGCATCGTGGCCGGGAGGGTTCAACGCAGCGAGACGGCGCAGACGCTGCAGCAGGCGAACTTCCTGTTCAAGCAGGGCCGCGTGGAGGAGGCGCGTCGCAAGCTCGACGACCAGCGGGCGACACTGAGGAGCGAGGCGACCCGGGCGAAGTCGGCCGCACCGAAGGCGCGGGCGGCCGACGTCGGGCGCGACTTCGACAAGCAGGCCGCGGCCCTGGAGAGCGCGAGCACCGACTTTGATGCCCCGCGACGCTTCGCGACCCCCGCCATGCCCGTGGAAGGGAGCGGACAGGTCGCCGCGGGACCTGCCGCGGCCCCCCCTGCGGAGCCCCAGAACACCCGCGCGGGTCAGACGGCGGTGAAGCGGAACGAGAGCAACGCGCTCGAGCTGGGATTCTGA
- a CDS encoding cation:proton antiporter, which translates to MSAHPDAMPKGARQHVIHALVLLLLFALLYAGTRAVPGLHGPAATIASAGFLLLAGTLASELVEPLGLPHLSGYILAGVLAGPHVLHLVDHETVEELSSVNSLALALIALAGGSQLRMAMLREGLKSISLHHVLQLVLVLPVMGAVFYFARPLIPFAAALSVTSAIGVALLWGAFAMCRSSAATLGILSQTRATGPLAQHSLAFVMTSDVLAIVLTAFMITVARPLVVPGATMAMKDFEALGRVLLGSVALGTTLGLALAAYLRLVGKQTILVFVALGFGATTLLRYLQFNPLLVFMTAGFVVMNLSTQGEKLIQAVQDAASVVFVLFFATAGAHLDLPLLGLMWPVALLLGGSRALASFGAAKLAGRLAGDAPVLRRWSWAALVSQAGLALGLGFEVERAYPSLGRGFGALVVACVALNELAGPVLFKLALDRAGESAAEAERVDPGSQRAEALLEQESR; encoded by the coding sequence ATGAGCGCTCACCCCGACGCGATGCCCAAGGGAGCTCGTCAGCACGTCATCCACGCGCTGGTGCTCCTTCTGTTGTTCGCGCTGCTCTATGCGGGGACACGGGCGGTCCCCGGGCTGCACGGCCCTGCGGCGACGATCGCGTCGGCCGGGTTCCTGTTGCTCGCGGGGACGCTCGCGAGCGAGCTGGTCGAGCCGCTGGGGTTGCCTCACCTGTCGGGCTACATCCTCGCTGGTGTCCTGGCCGGGCCGCACGTGCTGCACCTCGTCGATCACGAGACGGTCGAGGAGCTGTCCAGCGTCAACTCGCTGGCGCTGGCGCTGATCGCTCTGGCGGGCGGGTCGCAGCTCCGCATGGCCATGCTCCGGGAGGGGTTGAAGAGCATCTCGCTCCATCACGTGCTGCAGCTCGTGCTCGTGCTGCCGGTGATGGGGGCCGTCTTCTACTTCGCGCGGCCCCTCATCCCTTTCGCCGCGGCCCTCTCCGTGACGTCGGCCATCGGTGTTGCCCTGCTGTGGGGGGCGTTCGCGATGTGCCGCAGCTCCGCGGCGACGCTGGGCATCCTCTCGCAGACCCGGGCAACGGGGCCGCTCGCCCAGCACAGCCTCGCGTTCGTGATGACCTCCGACGTGCTCGCCATCGTGCTGACGGCCTTCATGATCACCGTCGCGCGGCCTCTCGTCGTACCCGGGGCGACCATGGCGATGAAGGACTTCGAAGCACTCGGTCGGGTATTGCTCGGGAGCGTCGCGCTCGGGACCACGCTCGGCCTCGCCCTCGCGGCATACCTGCGCCTCGTTGGGAAACAGACCATCCTGGTGTTCGTCGCGCTGGGGTTCGGTGCCACGACTCTCCTGCGCTACCTGCAGTTCAACCCGCTCCTGGTGTTCATGACGGCGGGGTTCGTGGTGATGAACCTGTCCACGCAAGGGGAGAAGCTGATCCAGGCCGTGCAGGATGCGGCGAGCGTGGTGTTCGTGCTCTTTTTCGCCACGGCGGGCGCGCACCTGGACCTGCCGCTCCTGGGGCTGATGTGGCCGGTGGCCCTCCTTCTCGGTGGATCGCGCGCGCTGGCGAGCTTCGGCGCGGCGAAGCTCGCTGGTCGGCTCGCTGGTGACGCGCCCGTGCTCCGGCGCTGGTCGTGGGCGGCGCTGGTGTCGCAGGCTGGGCTCGCGCTCGGTTTGGGCTTCGAGGTGGAGCGGGCGTACCCGAGCCTGGGAAGGGGCTTCGGTGCGCTGGTGGTGGCCTGCGTCGCGCTCAATGAGCTGGCAGGGCCGGTGCTGTTCAAGCTGGCGCTGGACCGCGCGGGGGAGAGCGCCGCGGAGGCCGAGCGTGTGGACCCAGGGAGCCAGAGGGCCGAGGCTCTTCTGGAGCAGGAGAGCCGATGA